From the Argentina anserina chromosome 3, drPotAnse1.1, whole genome shotgun sequence genome, the window CCTACGCGCGCCAATAGGATTTTAATTTCCCGCTAAAAACTGAGCCACCCAAATCCCTATTTCCCCTTTTCAATTTCTCACTCAAATCTCCATCTCCTCTTTATACCCCCCACACTCTTTCGCGCTCTCAGAGATTAATCAACCCTCTTATTTCCCTCCAGATCTAATCTCTTACCCTAGTTTTCATCGCCGATTCACAATGCCTTCCATCGCCGACGGCACCGTCGAACACCTCGAATGCACCGCCGCCGGAGATACTACGCCTCCGAGACGGAGGCTGAGATCCAACTCCTCGCCGATGAAGCTCAGCCCGATGAAGTGCAAGCGCGCCGTGATTGCTCCGTTGCGCGACTCTGAAGACGAATCGGAGAGAAGCGTCGAGGAGGAGGTCGGAGGAAGCAGCGGTGATTTGACTCCTCAGAAAAGAAAGTTGAGGTCGGATTCGTCGTCGCCGATGAAGCCGAGGCCGGTATCGTCTCCGATGAAGTGCAAATCGGCCCGCCGGCGACTCAGTTCTTGCACCACCACTACtgtaaatgtgagatttggatTAGATAGTCAGGTTTGAGTTCAATTAACGATTGGGCAAATGGAGAGTACTTAACTTTAGCTTCATTTCTGGTTATTTGCAGGGAATTGAGAACTATTTCAGTCAGAAAAAGCCTCAGGCCTTTTGCAAACCGCCGGTCGTTGCTAAGCCGATCTGGAATCCTAGAGGCAAGAGTTGTTTAAGCAAAGTTAGATTAAATTTTTGGTGAATATGTGATTACATTGGTTTTAAATTAGCGAATTGTGTTGAATTTGTAGATAAGGAGCAAATGAGGATAGTGAAGGAGGCATTGCACTTGTCTACGGTTCCCTCTACAGTTGCGTGCCGCGATGTCGAGCAGAAGAGGGTTTTGGAGTTCTGCAAGTCATGTATAGAGCAAGGGAAGGCTGGGAGTTTATATGTGTGCGGGTGTCCGGGGACTGGAAAATCCTTGTCCATGGAGAAAGTGAAACAGCTTTTGGTGAATTGGGCAGGAGAGGTGAGATAATTGCCTTCTATAGTTTATGTGCTCATTTTGTACAGTTGCCTAGGATATGTTTGATTTATTTTACCTAAAATGTGTTATCACTGTCATTATGTTTATGTTGATGTAATATCATAAATCACTTCTAGATGGCTTCATTGCGTCAAGTAAGAAGTGTTTGACATTGGATTGTTTTGATTACCAGGGTGGATTTCAGGAACCGGATGTGTTGGAACTTAACTGCACATCGTTAACAAAAACTTCTGATATTTTCACCAAGGTACTTCAATTCTAGAGTAAAGACTACATTGTTAATTAATGTGGCAGATGTGCTTATCCAATTTTACCTGGCAGATACTTGCTAAACACCAACCTCAAAAGAAAGCTAAAGGCGCTACCTCCCTGCAACTCCTTCAGAAACTATATTCTCAGAAGCCTCAGTCAGATAGTACTAAGATGATGTAAGCAAATTATGTCCATCTGCAAAGCTTTACTCTATTGCATTTCAAAAATGAACTCATGatgcttcttttcttttctttacaaTTTTTATGCGACCAAGAGTCTGATTGCAAGtggtttttgttttatcaGGTTGATAATAGCCGATGAGTTGGATTACTTGATTACTAAAGACCGGGCAGTGCTCCATGACCTTTTCATGCTCACAACATACCCATTCTCGAGATGTATACTTTTAGGTACAAACTGTAGTGATAACCAAATCCATTTCAATTTGTCTGGCACATTTCTATGTGAAGTGCTCATGTTATATTTCAATTGCAGGAGTAGCAAATGCAATTGACCTAGCTGATCGTTTTGTCCCCAAACTACAGTCATTAAATTGTGAGTTCATTTACCTAATTATGTTTTCCGACTTCTCTGCATACAAGTTTGGCAGACCTGTAATCTCTAAGTGGTATTTACTGGCGCTTGTTCTTATATATTCTTATAGGTAAGCCTATGGTTATAACATTTCGGGCATACTCTAAGGATCAGATTCTCAAGATTCTCCAAGAGAGACTTTTGGTGAGTTTGTGCTACTTTTGACTTCCTAGTTCCTGCTAAACATGTAGAGTTTCTTTATTTGTTCAACTCATTACTTCATTAGTGTATGCAAAAATCTTCAAATAGTTCTCATACAGAACTTGATTAAAAGATTGTCTGCTTTTCCCTTCGAGTGGAACATCTGGATAAATGTGGATTCAGCAATTCTGCCAAAGGAAAAGAGTAGTTTAATCTAATTAGATTAATAATCTGTCATAGCTGTAAATGAGTAGAAGGTACTTATAGTTGTAGCTTACTAGTATTACTTAGCATTAACTGTGTGTCTAAATGTGTTTCCACAGGCACTACCGTACACTATTTTTCAACCACATGCATTGGAACTTTGTGCCAGAGTGAGTTTACCatgatttattatattttagaGACCTTTCTTTGGATTTATCAATGTCATTTTCAAATGAGGTGTACTAACTGTATGAAAATGGCAGAAAGTTGCTGCTGCATCTGGAGATATGAGGAAAGCTCTTTGTATATCCAGGTTAGTGAAAGCCTAGTCATTCAAAAGCTTCACACTCAACATCATTCATTTAACTAATATGAAACTCTTACTTGTGTTATCAAAAGCAACTTAGAAAATATAGCTTGTCTTTTGCTAAAAAAGTGTAATATGCAAAACAAGATTACTTGAAGGCGGTTTAGGGTTGTTGTAACATAGTTCTGATTAGTCCTTGAAACCTCCGGTATAGTTGAAATGACCACTCCTATCTCATTTACTGAATAGCATGGGGTAGCATTTTTCATAATGttgacaaaaataaaaaaacacttACTGCTATCTTTAAGCTCTCTGTTGGGCAGAAGCCTAACCTAAATATCTTTTTTCCAGGAGCGCAATTGAGATGCTTGAAGCAGAGTTGACAGAATCTACTGACAACATAAACTCATCAACAGTAGAAAATCCATTATCTGAGCAACAGACAGTTCCAGCTCTTGCTCTGGTGAAAAAACAGGAGACTGATGTTGTAAGTACTCACTATTGTCACTATGCTTATCCATTGTAAAATTCCGATAAGTTTTGAGATTGGTTTGCAAAATCTCATACCTATAGGGCTATATTTGCTTCACTCTAACTCCAGGCTATTATTAGTACTAAGAGACTTAAAGTGTCAGAAGTTGGATAATGCATACACCCTTGTCATCATGAATCTTAGATTGCTAATGAGTTTTGGGACTGGTTGCAGGTGAGACTTGATCACATGGCTGTTGCCTTGTCAAAGACATTCAGGTCACCAGTAGTAGACACCATACAATGTCTTCCTCAACATCAACAGGTAATCCTCTTGCGAGTATATCATTCAATTTACTATTGTATGACAGGAGTATTTCAACCCCTTTTGCTAGTAACACTAGTTTCAAGCCACCAATGGAACATATTAGCAAGATATAAACTATTGGTCATTGATTAAGCCCAGGCAGCAAGTTGCCGCTATATTAACTGCTAGCTAACATTCCTTGGCTTTTTGTCAAGCTAGGTTTGTTTTCATAAATTATAGAAGATCTTATACTTGTGTTCAACTAGTGTTAATATGTTTCCTCATCTGCTTTGACCACAGATTATAATGTGCTCTGCTGCAAAACATTTTCGTGGTGTGAAGAAAGACACAACTATAGGAGAGGTGTGTTTTCTGGATAATATTGACCATAAATGTAATGGAAAGATGTATAAAATGTGTTACTGATCTTTTAACTTTTCAACTTATGCAGTTAAATAAATCTTACTTGGACATCTGTAAATCGACAGCAATTCCACCAGTCGGAAGTTTTGAATTTTCAAGCATGTGTAAGGTGCTTAATGACCAGGTACGAACAGATGTTTCGTTAACACAACTCCTCTTGATAGTACATACAAACTCACAATATGGGAAACATGTTGGTTACTGAGGCATTATCTATTTGCAGGGGCTTCTCAAACTCAGTGGTCAGTCTCGAGATATAAAATCCAAGAGGGTGACATTGAATGTGGATGAAGGGGACATCACATTTGCATTGCAGGTGAGGACACACCTCTCAGCCTCTAAGATCGTCCGCATTTCATTTGTGGCATTTTTCATACTCTATGTTTGCTTGTTGACATTTACCTTCCTTTCTTGACAGGGAATCCGATTTTTTCGAATGTGTCTTCAGTAATTATCTCCCGTTTAGAGCCAAGTACTCCCAATTTTGAGATTAAGCATTTAGAAGAGATGAGAGAAgaataacaaagaaaaaaaatgtagtATAGGTTATACACAGGAGATGTATCTTTGTGATTGTTTGTactagctgttgttgtagtaCATTCCTGATTATTTATACATTTGTACCAAATGAAGCAGAATAATTGTGCCAATAGAATCATATCAGTTTATGGACTATTTATTTATGGCAATTGATATCCAACATTTCATTGCTAATTGGGTTGGTAGAAAGAATGGCTTGGAAATCATCATATTATTTTTAGTTATTTAACTTATttttatgttattcaagatgcttttcctttttatttttctaataaaaTTTCAGGAAACATTTCTATGTTAGTAATTTAAGAATTTATCCACAACAGTGGGCCCAAATATATAGCCCACTAGACCGTATCTCTTCTCAGAGCCAGCAGACAAGTCGACACCCCACTCAACCGACTAAAAACTGAAATTTCAAATCAGTCGAGCTGCCTCCACCTCCTCCGCCGCCCCGCCATGGAAACCCTAGCCGTCAGCTCCCGTCAGCTGACGTCAGCTCTCGCATTTCCGTCCACCGTCGCCGTTAATTTCAACGGCCGAGTATCCAGCTCTCTACCTCTGCTTCGATCCACCGCGCGTGTCCGTACTCTCAGATGCTCCGTCCTCTCTTCTCCCTCATTAGGTACAATGCTCTCTCCAATTTCTCCACTCACGTTTTGATTCACACTAGAAATGCACGTTTCGCTACCGAAAATTGTTATTGAAATATTAAGCATAGTTCAGAATTGAGAATTGTAAGAAAAAATGTATGGAGTTCTTGTGTGATATTTGGTTATAGCTTTGTTAAAGTTGACATATATGTTTGTCACGATAGTAATGTGAGGTTTTTCTTTGGAATGGTGCTCCAGCTGAGCAATCAGAGAAGTTTTTTGAGGCTTCGAAGAATGGGAATTTGATTCCTCTATACCGGAGTGTGTTCTCCGATCACTTAACTCCGGTGCTTGCTTACCGGTGTCTGGTTAAGGAGGATGATAGAGACGCGCCGAGTTTTCTTTTTGAGTCTGTTGAGCCGGGTTCCAAGGACTCTAATGTTGTAAGATTCTCCAGTCTTTTGCacatttgtgtttttttttccgaagTGGCCTGGCTCTCAGCTTAAAGAGTTACCTGGATCATGTGTTTAAAAACCTGTGAATATTTGTTAGGGGAGGTACAGTGTTATTGGAGCACAACCGTCTATTGAGATTGTAGCGAAAGAGAACATGGTTACGATTATGGACCATAGAGAAGGGCGTAGGACTGAGGAGATTGTGGAGGATCCAATGACTGTTCCTCAGAAAATCACAGAGGGATGGATACCGCAACGTCTTGATGAGCTGCCAGAAGCATTTTGCGGTAAGAGAAGTGTACAGATAACAAAGTTTGATTTTACTCGTTGTACTCATGCCCCCATCATAACTACTGCTTTTAAACATGGTGATGAATATCTTAGAAGAACACATATTGTTGCTTGCCCGTTTCCTCTAAGTTTGAGTCTAGGTTCGAAAATACGCAGATAAAAGTTCTGCTtagtcttttttcttttgtctaGTTTTAAATAGTATTTGATGTCGTGAATTCTTACAGAAGTCAATTATTTCCGTTGTTTAGTTCAATTATAAAACAAAGTGGCTTTTGAAATGACTATTGTGTTAAACTCTTTGATCAGGTGGATGGGTGGGCTACTTCTCTTACGATACAGTGCGTTATGTGGAGAAGAAAAAGCTGTCATTCAGTGGTGCACCGCCAGATGATAGAAATCTTCCTGATCTTCATCTTGGCTTGTATGATAATGTGATAGTATTTGATCATGTTGAAAAGGTACTTTGATCTATaactattattatttttccttCAAACACAAGTTTTCACTCTGTTTATAGTTatactttttttgtttctcgtcatgaaaaataaattgCTACATTAGTGGTACTAGCTGCCTTGTTTTCTGTGTACCTGGGTTTTTCATGCTAAAGTTCAATACCTTCTTCCAATCAACTCACTGAAACATAGTGAAATGAAGACTGAATAATTTGATAACCATAcctgaatttaaaattttaaatgcaTTCAGTAACTTATGTGCCCATTAAAATGAGCTTTTTTTTCCGTTACTCTTATCCGTATATTCTTTGTATTTTAAGATCctttttatttattcttttccgttgaaaaagaagaagtataAACTCCATGTTGAAACCAATTTTTTGATTCCATTCTTTGATTGTATTTGGATTTGAATATATTGGCTGCTATCTTCTGTGAGTGTAACCATTTTATTTGTTAACCTTGTGACTATAGAAAGCACATGTAATTCACTGGGTGCAATTAGATCAGTATTCTTCTGTTGAGGATGCCTTCAATGATGGGATAAATAGATTGGAAACACTGCTATCTAGAGTGCATGACATTGTCAGGCGAGTAATCAAATTCTTCCtgtttctttctatttttgggTGTTTCTGCTTCTGTTTTACAATTTATTCGAGCCAGCCTCTCCGTATAAAGGACAACTATGTagcataaaataaattaataaaaaatagacTTAAAAAAGTATGTCACTATGGTGGCCTGGATGGCTGGACAGCATTAGAGTTATGCCACAGCATGTGTTTAAAGGTCATAATTGAGGACATGACAGCATTTTGTGGTTGACATGTCATCAGAAAATAAAGAAGTTTGGATCATAAAAGTTTGGAGGTACTTTTTAATAATAAAGGGTAAATtaatctatttttattaaaccACTTTTCTAAACCCAGTTTTGGCCCTTGCcttattaaaatatttcaaCTGTAAAACCATATGTAAACATGGGGAAAACAATTAATtgcttaaaaataaaaagaattaaATAAAAGGAAAAGCCCAAACTGCCTTGAGAGACTACGTTCACCAAGTAATTTGTTTTAGCTTGTTTTAAGGTTGCATAATTTTTAATTGTCCTTTTCGGCTCAAGGCTGCCTGAGGGCTGGGGGAAAGATTACCATTTTATGCATTTCATTACATGTTTGTTTGATTGTTTCTATCTTGAGGTAGATTTAAAAATTCAATTTCAGCCCGAGGCTGCCTGCAGGTTCAATAGAGTTACACACTCGTCTCTTTGGTGCTAAATTGGAGAACTCAAGCATGACAAATGAGGAATATGAGCAAGCAGTTTTGAAGTCTAAAGAACACATCTTAGCTGGGGATATATTTCAGATAGTATTAAGTCAGCGTTTTGAAAGGCGGACATTTGCAGACCCGTTTGAAATTTACCGAGCATTAAGAATAGTTAATCCAAGTCCGTACATGACTTATTTACAGgtttgccttttttttttggtttaattAAACCACTATTTGCAGAATTCTTGTTTACTGTGTAATTCTAAGGTTATTTGAATACTACCCGTGATCAGGCTAGAGGCTGTATTTTGGTTGCTTCAAGTCCAGAAATTCTTACACGTGTTAAGGATGTAAGTCATTGAAATACTTAAACCTATGTCATCTGAATTTTGGTCTTTTAACTTATTATGCGAGCTGTTACTAGGTGGGTTTTTATGGTGTAGTCATATTGTCATGTTTCTTTTCCTTCTGTTTTCTTGTATTCTGTTCTCAGTCTCATTATCTTTGGTTGTTTTCTTGGTTTATAGAGAACAATCACCAATCGACCACTTGCTGGTACTGTTAGAAGAGGAAAAACTCCCGAAGATGATAAAAGTATGGAAAATCAGCTTTTGAATGATGAAAAGCAATGCGCGGAGCACATTATGCTTGTAGATTTGGGGAGGAATGATGTTGGGAAGGTTACCACTCTTCTCTTTTGCCTAATTTATTCTCCAGACTGTAAAATTGGCGTGTTGGTTTCAGTTTCATAGAAATTCTATATCAGACAACATCTATTGCGTTGTTGTAGTGTATCCTTTTTTATATGGCATAATTGATTCTAGCTTACAATTGCATTTGCTCTAGAGCTCCTGTTAAGCATGCTGTTGATTTTGTTTCTCTGTTTTTGGTTCTTGAAGCTGATAaagtaacaaaaacaaacccaCGTCCTTTTTGTATCCCCTTTCCATGGATATAAAACAACAGACTGACTTTATAATAAGATTTGATAGGAGTACGGTAATTGCCAACTTTTTTTGCCCAATTATATTAGGTTTCAATTTTCTGATTCAGAATGTAATTATCTTGCATCAAATCGGAGATTGATCATTTGGTGGAGTTCTTTGTTGACTTTAGGCCAACCATAGTAAGAAAGAGACGCACCATAGATTG encodes:
- the LOC126788014 gene encoding LOW QUALITY PROTEIN: cell division control protein 6 homolog B (The sequence of the model RefSeq protein was modified relative to this genomic sequence to represent the inferred CDS: inserted 2 bases in 1 codon), giving the protein MPSIADGTVEHLECTAAGDTTPPRRRLRSNSSPMKLSPMKCKRAVIAPLRDSEDESERSVEEEVGGSSGDLTPQKRKLRSDSSSPMKPRPVSSPMKCKSARRRLSSCTTTTVNGIENYFSQKKPQAFCKPPVVAKPIWNPRDKEQMRIVKEALHLSTVPSTVACRDVEQKRVLEFCKSCIEQGKAGSLYVCGCPGTGKSLSMEKVKQLLVNWAGEGGFQEPDVLELNCTSLTKTSDIFTKILAKHQPQKKAKGATSLQLLQKLYSQKPQSDSTKMMLIIADELDYLITKDRAVLHDLFMLTTYPFSRCILLGTNCSDNQIHFNLSGTFXYVKCSCYISIAGVANAIDLADRFVPKLQSLNCKPMVITFRAYSKDQILKILQERLLALPYTIFQPHALELCARKVAAASGDMRKALCISRSAIEMLEAELTESTDNINSSTVENPLSEQQTVPALALVKKQETDVVRLDHMAVALSKTFRSPVVDTIQCLPQHQQIIMCSAAKHFRGVKKDTTIGELNKSYLDICKSTAIPPVGSFEFSSMCKVLNDQGLLKLSGQSRDIKSKRVTLNVDEGDITFALQGIRFFRMCLQ
- the LOC126788015 gene encoding anthranilate synthase alpha subunit 2, chloroplastic; this encodes METLAVSSRQLTSALAFPSTVAVNFNGRVSSSLPLLRSTARVRTLRCSVLSSPSLAEQSEKFFEASKNGNLIPLYRSVFSDHLTPVLAYRCLVKEDDRDAPSFLFESVEPGSKDSNVGRYSVIGAQPSIEIVAKENMVTIMDHREGRRTEEIVEDPMTVPQKITEGWIPQRLDELPEAFCGGWVGYFSYDTVRYVEKKKLSFSGAPPDDRNLPDLHLGLYDNVIVFDHVEKKAHVIHWVQLDQYSSVEDAFNDGINRLETLLSRVHDIVSPRLPAGSIELHTRLFGAKLENSSMTNEEYEQAVLKSKEHILAGDIFQIVLSQRFERRTFADPFEIYRALRIVNPSPYMTYLQARGCILVASSPEILTRVKDRTITNRPLAGTVRRGKTPEDDKSMENQLLNDEKQCAEHIMLVDLGRNDVGKVSKPGSVKVEKLMNIERYSHVMHISSTVTGELLDHLSCWDVLRTALPVGTVSGAPKVKAMELIDELEVTRRGPYSGGFGGISFSGNMDIALALRTIVFPSSFRFDTMYSYKDASKRREWVAHLQAGAGIVADSVPAEEQRECENKAAGLARAIDLAESSFVDN